ACCTTTTTCTCTTCCACTATGGAATTTGGTAGGTTTTGGAAGAAACAGCTTTGTGTAGCTAAGGATGCTCGTCGTGTTGATATCCTCTGCTACAGAATATACTTGAGTTACAGGCTCCTGGATGGGACATCCAGATTTAAAGAACTCCATGAAATTGTTAAAGAAGCCAAGGCCAAATTGGAGATGGAAGTGGGCCCAGTGAATGGAGTATCATCGAAGATGGCTCGGGGAATTGTTAGCAGACTTTCTATTGCCAGCGATATTCAGTCATTGTGCTCGATTGCCATTGAGAAAGCTGATGAATGGCTGGCAACAAAGACTAACAAACCTTCTAATTCCTCAGGTACCATTTCTTATTTTATTCTTCAGAGGTGGCACTGAATGTAGCAAGTTGAATCTAGAGTACTTTAGTAGTAATGCTTTCCTGTTGCTACTTCGTGCCAGAGGGTTCACTTCCTGCAGCGTGCAAATTCCTTTTTGATGAAGTGACATCAACTTCGGTTGTAATTGTTCTGATAGAAGTATCCGCTGAATCTTCTGAAGATGTCAAGGGCTACAAGCTCTGGTACTGCAAGGCCAGAGAAGACACTTATACACAAGAACCTGTTTGTGTCTTTCCAAGAACTCAGCGAAGGATTTTGATATCGAATTTACAGCCTTGCACAGAGTATTCTTTTCGGATAGTTTCCTATACAGACACCAGTGATGTGGGACACTCTGAGGCAAAGTGTTTCACAAAGAGTATTGAGATAATACACAGGAAGTCTAATTCAGTAGCAGGACACAAAAGGAAGGTGAATCAGGATACTGGAGGAAGCTCTGGCTCCAAAGAGGGCTACTACACTGGAAAAGACATTGAGTTTGATTCTGGATTCAAGGTCCGAGACCTTGGTAAAATTCTAAGACTGGCATGGGCTCAACAGCAAGGATGTTTAGAGGGATTTTGTGGACCTTCATTTGCAAAATGCTGCGAGTCTTGTAGTACTGTTAAGCCTGAACCTGTACAGGAAGAGAGGAAGCCATCTACTTCTCGCCAGCTTGACTTAAATGTTGCTTCAGTACCCGATTTAAATGAAGAGTTAACCCCCTCGTCCAGAGATGAAGATAATGGCTGCACTTTAGGGCAGACTGTTGAAGCAGTTGATGACGCCACCTCTCATGACAATGAGAGGAATGGTCTTGCCGGATCACATGGTAGCGGAGATTCCCAGAACTGGAACCAGGGGAAGAATGGAGATGTGTCAGCTGTTGGTTCTCAGATGGAAGATTGTCGGAAGAGGGGAACTAGCAATAATCGTGAGACACATGACTCTGATAGTACCTTGGTCAATGGTTCACCTATCCGAATTCGTACAGGGGGCTTGGATGAGAACTTTGAATACTGTGTTAAGATCATCCGTTGGCTGGAATGTCAGGGTTTGATCGAGAAGGAGTTCAGGTTAAAGTTGCTTACTTGGTTTAGCTTGAGATCAACGGAGCAGGAGCGTAGGGTGGTAAATACCTTCATTCAAACACTAATTGatgatccaggtagcttggcTGGTCAATTGGTTGATACCTTTTCAGAAATGATATCCAGCAAGAGGCCACCGAATGGTTTTTGTTGTAAGCTTTGGCATTAACTTGTGAAGCGCATAAAGGATCAAAAACTGGTACCTAGGTTCAAAATTGATTCAGACGATATTCTTCGCAGACCATCTTACTTGTCTGTACACTCATTTTTTTCTCTCTATATTTTGTAGTGAAATGATTCATTCATGTAGGGACAAACCTGTCCAGCTACAAGATTTGGGTTGTTATTCATGTGGGCAGTTCTTGACTTTTTCTCCATGGGGGGAGAATTAGATTGAATGAATTCACATTTGTAGGAAACAATGTCTCATTTCTCTTCCTTGATTGCATTTGAGGCATTGACTTTTGGTACTTAATCGGGATGCATATATAGCGACAAGCAACAAAAGATGAGCAATGATGGGTAGTTGTCTTCGGTATTTCGGCTTTTTAATCACATTCTTTTTGGCCATTTGGGGAATGCTTTGAACTAGTTAAAAAGTGCacaaataccaaattttagggCCACTGTTTAAGGTGTACCTtaagttcaattttttttttttttttttgcaattttaCCGACTTAGGACGTACGCACTAAAGCAGCACAATCAATGTCTGAAGTTACAAATTTTGTTTAAAGTTGGGAACTACAGATGAAAATGTCTTTAGTGCATATAAAAAATTAGCTGCACTTCAGACACATACATTtgagtaggggtgtacaaatcgAACGAAAAAACCGTaccaaatcgaaaagtcaaaccaaatcgattaaaaaatcTGACTAGGTTTGGtttaatttggtttggtattgagtaaaagaacccgaaccaaaccgaaatataaatatttaatttttttaatataattttatgactttatatagaattttatttaaaagatgtctagaaatatttgagatcctctgatgggatataatatttaatagaactataaagtgcattcatttttatttactttaaataataaattgtatcactttcttattatgtgttattgaagccaatcatctctttgttctttcatattcatgTGTCAagatttattatatatttttcgaatttgaagtggtatttcgataatctaaaattacatagaacatatcattatttaggtatcatattgatttttatgtttaattattaaatttggttaaccctgaaagcgtacatcaaccaaaaaatattggtagacgactaagaaaataaactattatgtgttactaaaaaaattctcccataagatcactttaatagatcatatgtttgctagttttttaataatttttagtaaacatattcatttatcaaaattttatttataactttaataatgcaatattgaaataatattcatgtacaaaaaaatccgaaaaatccgacaaaaccgaaccaatccaaaccgatataattggtttggtttgattttaataaaatccgaaccaacccggtccatgtacacctcTACATCTGAGTTgttgtaaaaattgcatggggcgccctatttggttgcccccatttaacctatacccatatttttaaaattatttaacctATACCCTAATTTTGACAACTTCAGATCCTGCGACCTATGCGCtcctttcttcctcctcttcttttcctcttcttcttcttttctctctcaaacaTGTTATCCTGTAAGTTACACATGTTATCGTTTCTGAAAATTGGACAAAGCGACAAatcaagaagaaagaaagactcgCCAATGCCTCTCAAACATTAATACATCCCAACAGAAAGtacgtaaataataaaataagagttTATTGTCAAAAATCGAAGAAGCATCAACTGAAGTTTGGGACTGCAGGGACAAACTTCAGACATTACCAGGTTAAATTTTACCTGAAGTTTGCAACTATCATGCCAGAAAAAAATATCTGAAGTTCAAATATAACAAGCTggttttgtctgaagtttgcacaacaaactgaagaacttcagactaatttgtctaaAATTTGTACCCTAACACAAAGTACGTAAATAATAAAACAAGAGTTTATTGTCAAAACTCGAAGAAGCATCAACTGAAGTTTGGGACTGCAGGGCCAAACTTCAGACATAACCAAGTTaaattttgtctgaagtttgcaactATCATGCCAGAAAAAATTATCTGAAGttcaaatataacaagctgattttgtctgaagtttgcactacaaactaaaaaacttcagactaatttgtctgaaatttgcactatgaactgaaatTTTTTTGATTGcttttgcaagtcaggccaaacttcagacgaaaatatctgaagttttacTTTGATAAGGTCACACTTCAGGCAAaaaattctgaagttcaaacttcagacataaattcTTGCTACTTCCGGCCCCGTATGTCTGAAGTTAAccgaaaagtgggtacgcttgcagTTGTTTTTGCAAAGCGGGTATAAGTTAAATTGTGACTCAAAAACTGgatatagatgaaaatcccccaATTGTAATTAATACAtagggcgccctatttggtcgcccccatttaacctatacccatatttttaaaattatttaacctATACCCTAATTTTGACAACTTCATATCCTACGACCTATGTGCTcctttcttcctcttcttcttcttcttcttcttcttcttcttcttcttcttcttcttcttcttcttcttcttcttttcttcttcttcttcttcttcttcttcctcttcttcttcttcttcttcttttctctctcaagCATGTTATCCTGTAAGTTACACATGTTATTATTTCTGGAAATTGGATAAAGCGACAAatcaagaagaaagaaaaactCGCCACTGCCTCTCAAACATTAATACATCCCAACACAAAGTACGTAAATAATAAAACAAGAATTTATTGTCAAAACTCGATAAAGCATCAACTGAAGTTTGGGACTACAGGGACAAACTTCAGACATTACTAGGTTAAATTTTATCTGAAGTTTGCAACTATCATGCCAGAAAAAATTATCTGAAGTacaaatataacaagctgattttgtctgaagtttgcactacaaactgaagaacttcagactaatttgtttgaagtttgcactacaaactaaagaacttcagactaatttgtctgaagtttgcactacaaactgAAGAACTTTAGACTAATTTATCTGGAATTTACACCCAAACACAAAGTACGTAAATAATAAAACAAGAGTTTATTGTCAAAACTCGAAGAAGCATCAACTGAAGTTTAGGACTGCAGGGCCAAACTTCAGACATTACCAAGTTaaattttgtctgaagtttgcaactATCATGCTAGGAAAAATTATCTAAAGttcaaatataacaagctgattttgtctaaagtttgtactacaaactgaagaacttcagactaatttgtctgaagtttgcactacaaattgaagaacttcagactaatttgtctgaaatTTGCACTACGAAGTAAAGATTTTTTGATTGcttttgcaagtcaggccaaacttcagacgAAAATATATGAAGTTTTACTTTGATAAGGTCACACTTCAGGCAAAAAATtatgaagttcaaacttcaaacaTAAATTCTTGCTACTTTAGGCCCCGTATGTCTGAAATTACCCAAAAAGTGGGTACGCTTGTAATTAtttttgcaaagtgggtataAGTTAAATTGTGACCCAAAAATTGGGTATAGATACAAATCCCCCTGAATTGTTTGGGTTTACAAAGCTAACATTTGATTTTTGTTGCAGGCTAAAGTGAGAGGGAGCAAGACTGGAGAAAGGAAAAGTTTTCTCTCACTGAAGCCTTCCAAGGAGGGAGCGTGGCTTCTGAAAATGGAAAAGAAAGTCAGATTGGTATTGGCAAGATTGATAAGTCACTCTTGTAAATACCTAATTTTTGACACGCACAATTTTAAAGTCATTTTAGTATTTTGCATATTCCTAAATGTTTATTTgagtttaattttatatttctaaggTTTCAATCCATTTTATTTTAGTATAATTTTTGTAAATACCAAAAAGATAATTTCATTGTTAAATATAGCtttgttattatttttcttaatagTTTATTTGGGTATATTAATTAGTAATTAACAATTttgtagtatttttatttttatagagaTAGGAAGAATTGAGTTTAGACTTATTATTTTGTCTTGCTTCGGATTTAAATACTCATCTAGCCCAATTTTCGaattttgtagtattttttatttttatagagaTAGGAAGAATTGAGTTTAGACTTATTATTTTGTCTTGCTTCGGATTTAAATACTCATCTAGCCCAATTTTCGAGGGGGATTTGCATCTATACTCAGTTTTTGGGTCACAATTTAACTTATACCCGCTTTGCAAAAATAATTGCAAGCATACCCACTTTTCGTATAACTTCAGACATACGgggcctgaagtagcaaaaatatatgtctgaagtttgaacttcagaattttTTGCCTGAAGTGTGACCTTATAAAAGTAAAACTTCGGATATTTTcgtctgaagtttggcctgacttgcaaaagCAATCAAAAAAACTTCAGTTCGTAgagcaaacttcagacaaattagtctgaagttcttcagtttgtagtgcaaacttcagacaaattagtctgaagttcttcaatttGTAGTGTAAACTTCTGACaaaatcagcttgttatatttgaaCTTCAGATAATTTTTCCTCGCATGATAGTTGCAAACTTCAAATAAAATTTAACTTGGTAATGTCTGAAGTTTGACCCTGCAGTCCCAAACTTCAGTTGATGCTTCTTCGATTTTGACAATAAACTCTTGTTTTATTATTTACGTACTTTGTGTTGGGGTGTAAACTTTAGACAAATTAGTGTGAAGTTTTTCAGTTTATAGTGCAAAACTCAGataaattagtctgaagttcttcagtttgtagtgcaaacttcagacaaaatcaacttgttatatttgaaCTTCACATAATTTTTTCTGGCATGATAGTTGCAAACTTCAGGTAAAATTTAACATGGTAATGTCTGAAGTTTGTCCCTGCAGTCCCAAACTTCAGTTGATGCTTCTTTGAGTTTTGATAATAaactcttattttattatttacgtaCTTTGTGTTGGGATGTATTAATGTTTAAGAGGTAGTGGCGAGTCTTTATTTCTTTTTAATTTGTCGCTTTGTCCAATTTCCAGAAACGATAACATATTTAACTTACAGGATAACAtgtttgagagagaaaagaagaagaagaggaaaagaagaggaggaagaaaggaGCGCATAGGTCGCAGGATCTGAAGTTGTCAAAATTAGGGTATaggttaaataattttaaaaatatgggtataggttaaatgggggcaaccaaatagggcgccccatgcaatttttacaatTGGGGGATTTGCATCTATACCTAGATTTTGGGACATAATTTAACTTATACCCgctttataaaaataattgcaagcgtacccacttttcggGTAATTTCAGACATACGGGGCGGGGCCTGAAGTAGCAAgaatttatgtctgaagtttgaacttcagatTTTTTTGCCTGAAGTGTGACCTTATCAAAgtaaaacttcagatattttcatctaaagtttggcctgacttgcaaaagCAATAAAAAAAACTACAATTCGTAGTGCAAACTTTAGataaattagtctgaagttcttcagtTTGTAGTGCAAATTTCAGATAAATTAGTTTGAAGTTCTTcagtttgtagtgcaaacttcagacaaaatcagcttgttatatttgaaCTTCAGATAATTGTTTCTGGCATGGTggttgcaaacttcagacaaaactTAACTTGGTAATGTCTGAAGTTTGGCCCTGCAGTCCCAAACTTCAGTTGATGCTTCTTCTAATTTTGACAATAaactcttattttattatttacgtaCTTTGTGTTGgggtgcaaacttcagacaaattaatTTGAAATTCTTTagtttgtagtgcaaacttcagacaaattagttTGAAGTCCTTCAGTTGTAGTGCAAATTTCAGACAaaatcaacttgttatatttgaaCTTTAGATAATATTTCCTGGCATGATAGTTGCAAACTTTAGACAAAATTTAACTTGGTAATGTCTGAAGTTTGTCCCTGCAGTCCCAAACTTCAGTTGATGCTTCTTCGAGTTTTGACAATAAACTTTTGTTTTATTATTTACGTACTTTGTGTTGgggtgcaaacttcagacaaattagtctgaagttcttcagtTTGTAGTACAAACTTCAAACAAATTTGTCTGAAGTTCTTCAGTTTGTAGTGCAAATTTTAAACAaaatcaacttgttatatttgaaCTTCAGATAATTTTTTCTGGCATGATAGTTGcaaactttagacaaaaacctAGTAATGTCTGAAGTTTGTCCCTGCTGTCCCAAACTTCAGTTGATGCTTCTTCGAGTTTTGACAATGAATTCTTGTTTTATTATTTACGTACTTTGTGTTGGGATGTATTAATGTTTGAAAGGCAGTGGcgagtctttctttcttcttgatTTGTCGCTTTGTCCAATTTCGAGAAACGATAACAtgtttgagagagaaaagaagaagaagaggaaaagaagaggaggaagaaaggaGCGCATAGGTCACGGGATCTGAAGTTGTCAAAATTAGGGTATaggttaaataattttaaaaatatgggtaagtaatttttacaATTTTCAATCAGCAAGACTTGAGCCCAATTATGAATTACATATGGCCCAATCGGACAACCCGTCAGCCACTTGAGCCCAATACCACTGGCTCAAACTCCACAACCCAATAGCCACCTACCCAACCTAGTATCCTTTTAAATCATAGCCGTCAAAATCTTTAGATCCAAGGGTTTTCATTCTTTCCCTAACTCATATAAATACTCCCTTATACACAACCCATAATCCCATTTACGCTAAACCAGCCGCATACTCTTAGAGTAAATTTTATTTCTAAAAAAAagaattcaaaaatatatatggtttcttttaattagaattatAATAAGTAAGCTATAGAATATTTCTTATTATCATTTGAAGTACATATCTTTTTAGTATTGTAGGCCttagtaatggtaattgttcgagTAGTTTCAACACTCCACCCTTCTACCACCGCCAAATTCactggaaaattctaaattcggccACGTCTCCCCATGGTCCACCCTCCTTTGTCTCTTTCTCCACATCACATCTTACGCTAATGAACTCAGTCCCACAATACTTCCCATGATCTCTGTATCTCTCCACGTCCTTACTTTTCATACACAAGTCAAAAAATTGCTCTCTAAGGTTGAGGTTGGAAAAGTATGGAGCGTCGAATCGAGCACACTAGATCTACTCTTTAACATATATGAGAAAAAAAATGAATAAAGTTCTAGGCGAGGATATATATGcatagtgtcacgccccaaaaccttGGTAGGAGGACTGGCACTCGTTGCCTTAATTTGACCAAGCGAACTATGCTCTATGAGTCTAAACATGAATCCGACAAGCTTGAAAATATTTTAATATACTTCATCTTAATCCCAATCCCCCTAAGTTCCCCACCTTTCACGTCACTTACCTCACATTGCGCGCGCACGCACACATACACGATCATCCTAGTCCCTCGCGTCTTGTTGCCTACTCCTCCATTCATCACTCTTTAAGCACATACATTCTATATATAGTGGGCATACACTTTAGATTAAGGggatttcattttttttttcgaGAAAGGAGATTAAGCATTGATTTTAATCTAATTAAGAGCACTGAGATTTTCATACACGAGCATACACTGGTTTTCTCACAAAAGGTTTCTTCACTATCTCTCTTAGTAAACTTGGTTTTGAAATAAAGGATGCATGAGACCGGGTTTGAGATTTCCGATTAGTGACTCCATTCATGATCTCCGGTCTTGGTTCGATATTCCGATAGAGCGTCAGATTTCTCTATTTTAGTTTTCTACAAAAGGTCAGTCTTTCATTTTGTTAGTATTTTAAATTATTCCAAGAGTAAATATGTAACTTTTAAGGTTCTTGTATGCGGGTGAAATCGAGCTCATGGTGCATCCTAACCTCCGACATGATGAGCCAGGCCCGAGACATGGAAATAAAGGACTGAAAATCGACCCCAAGTCTCACCGGGCTAGCACCCGGGGGCAGAACGCCTGTCTTCGAGAATCTTGAAGCCATTGtcccggaatcggtcctagcctcgaacgacttcgaagaaaCATTGTCACCATAGTCAACAGGAGACCGAAGTATCCGTGACCGgccggatattacggcgggaatctcggcacgtataaATAAGGAACTGACAATCAGTGAATCAAGAGATcctttaccttttatagaattgtacctaaagtaggactcccttactatataaagggggtctgataattcatttgaCATATTATAACACATATTCCAAGGTAATATATCATTAATTTTTTAGTTAATAGTTCTTTTGCTTTCGTTCGTCAATGCTTGTTGTTACGAGCCCGGAACGAGAGcaaatatttcactaaggcttaaatcgccttcctcgtgtggtttgagcttacttcatccttatttatttaatttgtctATATTTACCACTTTGAGTCAAAtaaatccgcgtatccttaaattcacttataaatttaattgttatccgattttgagggtaagcagtttggcgcccaccgtggggtgaggataatagtggctatttgatacaaatttctataacacacactactttatacttgttctttggagtgtctctaatttcaggttaaagctcaaaatgtcaaactcccagTCAGCACCTCTACATGTTGGCGATGAGTCCGGTCATCATGgaaaaaataacaacatagtgccCAGTGGCGAGGTACCACCTGTTAATCCCATCGGAATTCCGGTCGCTGACCCGATTAacgctaactcacatgtggccatggATTTACGGGTGGTGAAGCTCGATCAACAGGCCTTAATACACAAGACATTGGAGGGGACAAGATCAATTTACGGacgatcttcgaaatgttacaggctcaacaggcgatGGTAGCACAGTTACAGAACCACAACCGCGCGCCGAGTAGAATTGAACCCGAGCCATTCcgggaagtcacccacagaaaTGAACCGATTACAGAGAGAccgaatgaaaatgaatcggggactagccccgagatcataaaaattCTCGAGAAATTGACAAAACGTATAGAAtcggggagaagaaaatcgaagtcAATGACAAAAAGGctgaaacctacaattccagggtcgaccaaatcccaggagcacccccgatattgaagggcatggattccaagaagtttgttcaaaaatccTTTCCTCCGAGCGCAGCGCCGAAGCCGATCCCGAAAAAGTtctgcatgcccgaaattcctaagtacaacagaacgaccgacccaaatgagcatgtgacctcctatacatATGCCATAAAAggaaacgacttggaagatgacgagatcAAATATGTCctgctaaagaaattcggggaaacTTTATCCTAGGGAGctatgatctggtatcacaacttacctcctaattgtattgactcgtttgctatgcttgaagattccttcgtaaaagcacacgccacAACTATCAAGGTaaagaccaggaagtcagaccttttcaaagtaaaatagaaggataatgagatgctcagagagttcgtgtctcGGTTTCAAATGCAACGGATGGACCTGCCATCGGTCgttgatgattgggccgttcaggattttacccaaggactcaacattaaaagctcgttggcttcacgacagttgaaacaaaacttggtagaatatccggctgtcacttgggccgatgtctataaccggtatcaatcgaaaatcaagGTCGAAGATGATCATCTCGGGGCCCCTTTTGGGTCCGTGTATTCCGTCAGAACcttcgacagagtcaagagagacatcgatcttGAACCGAGAccaaacagggatcggtatcaaCCGTACAATGGAGATCGAAGAAGCAGTGAGTCTGGACGAAaccctatgagaaatgaaaggagaaatgaccgagGTCAAAACAATcgaggactcatgagcaaaaacagcttcgacaggcctgtcgggcctaaagaagcgccaCGAATATTAGAGtacaacttcaatgtcgatgCCGCTGCTATCGTATCTGCCATCGCACGCATCAAAGATACctaatggcctcgacctctacagtccgatccaacccaaagtgatcctaacctaatgtgcaaatatcaaggcagtcatggccacagaacaaaagattgc
This sequence is a window from Nicotiana tomentosiformis chromosome 5, ASM39032v3, whole genome shotgun sequence. Protein-coding genes within it:
- the LOC104085564 gene encoding VIN3-like protein 1 isoform X2, whose protein sequence is MSEQLPKLSKKQFKTQEQKRASSSPKHHSSRKQHRKGENPLRIPPVTEPCEDVNCSNSWICKNAACRATISIDDTFCKRCSCCICHLFDDNKDPSLWLECTSESGQGGSCGLTCHIECALQREKVGVVDLGQLMQLDGSYCCASCGKVSGILGFWKKQLCVAKDARRVDILCYRIYLSYRLLDGTSRFKELHEIVKEAKAKLEMEVGPVNGVSSKMARGIVSRLSIASDIQSLCSIAIEKADEWLATKTNKPSNSSEGSLPAACKFLFDEVTSTSVVIVLIEVSAESSEDVKGYKLWYCKAREDTYTQEPVCVFPRTQRRILISNLQPCTEYSFRIVSYTDTSDVGHSEAKCFTKSIEIIHRKSNSVAGHKRKVNQDTGGSSGSKEGYYTGKDIEFDSGFKVRDLGKILRLAWAQQQGCLEGFCGPSFAKCCESCSTVKPEPVQEERKPSTSRQLDLNVASVPDLNEELTPSSRDEDNGCTLGQTVEAVDDATSHDNERNGLAGSHGSGDSQNWNQGKNGDVSAVGSQMEDCRKRGTSNNRETHDSDSTLVNGSPIRIRTGGLDENFEYCVKIIRWLECQGLIEKEFRLKLLTWFSLRSTEQERRVVNTFIQTLIDDPGSLAGQLVDTFSEMISSKRPPNGFCCKLWH
- the LOC104085564 gene encoding VIN3-like protein 1 isoform X1, with amino-acid sequence MHHQLCILTSDCVREGLLLLHSCLAFFRRFLEFSVFLVLRPVRKELQRNSSLEALQEVLKSGPGKDLSEFYQDKEGKQLILSKCKMSEQLPKLSKKQFKTQEQKRASSSPKHHSSRKQHRKGENPLRIPPVTEPCEDVNCSNSWICKNAACRATISIDDTFCKRCSCCICHLFDDNKDPSLWLECTSESGQGGSCGLTCHIECALQREKVGVVDLGQLMQLDGSYCCASCGKVSGILGFWKKQLCVAKDARRVDILCYRIYLSYRLLDGTSRFKELHEIVKEAKAKLEMEVGPVNGVSSKMARGIVSRLSIASDIQSLCSIAIEKADEWLATKTNKPSNSSEGSLPAACKFLFDEVTSTSVVIVLIEVSAESSEDVKGYKLWYCKAREDTYTQEPVCVFPRTQRRILISNLQPCTEYSFRIVSYTDTSDVGHSEAKCFTKSIEIIHRKSNSVAGHKRKVNQDTGGSSGSKEGYYTGKDIEFDSGFKVRDLGKILRLAWAQQQGCLEGFCGPSFAKCCESCSTVKPEPVQEERKPSTSRQLDLNVASVPDLNEELTPSSRDEDNGCTLGQTVEAVDDATSHDNERNGLAGSHGSGDSQNWNQGKNGDVSAVGSQMEDCRKRGTSNNRETHDSDSTLVNGSPIRIRTGGLDENFEYCVKIIRWLECQGLIEKEFRLKLLTWFSLRSTEQERRVVNTFIQTLIDDPGSLAGQLVDTFSEMISSKRPPNGFCCKLWH